One part of the Mariniblastus fucicola genome encodes these proteins:
- a CDS encoding PRC-barrel domain-containing protein: MTITTKLVASLAICALTFTSVGLAQETEGLQNQKNQTGDLQLDKDSTRNANRAGNLDPKTVGSHIRASQLMGRNIENNQGEDLGEVHDIVLDARTGKIGYVCVTYGGLLGIGNDLHAVPFEAFKFSADPDDRDETILVLNVTQEQMEGAKGFTESTWPNFADKRFTDSLGKRYGTQKTHTRMKLDKKSKYGDRERQNKDKRQDRDNNDR, translated from the coding sequence ATGACTATTACTACAAAACTCGTTGCATCGCTGGCTATCTGCGCGCTTACTTTCACGTCCGTTGGACTCGCGCAGGAAACAGAAGGTTTGCAAAACCAGAAAAACCAGACGGGAGACCTTCAACTGGACAAGGACTCGACGCGGAATGCAAACCGCGCCGGAAACCTTGACCCAAAAACGGTTGGTTCGCACATTCGCGCCAGCCAACTTATGGGACGCAATATCGAAAACAATCAGGGTGAAGACCTTGGCGAAGTTCACGACATTGTGCTCGATGCGCGCACCGGGAAAATCGGTTACGTCTGCGTGACCTACGGTGGTTTGCTCGGGATCGGCAACGATCTTCATGCCGTGCCGTTTGAAGCTTTCAAGTTCAGCGCCGATCCTGACGATCGGGACGAAACGATTCTTGTGCTCAATGTGACGCAGGAGCAAATGGAAGGCGCCAAAGGTTTTACCGAAAGCACTTGGCCAAACTTCGCGGACAAACGTTTCACGGATTCGCTTGGCAAACGTTATGGGACGCAAAAAACTCACACACGTATGAAGCTCGACAAGAAATCGAAGTACGGTGACCGCGAGCGTCAAAACAAAGACAAGCGGCAGGATCGCGACAACAACGATCGCTAG
- a CDS encoding YjhG/YagF family D-xylonate dehydratase yields MNLFENDKPEIYEVQTTADGPIGELPLTDEILRHRPSGDLFGWTQDAAMGWQPAQLNRDEYLILSTMGGLRAEDGSPIALGYHTGHWELGLLVKAAANHIRDKSGLPFAGYVSDPCDGRSQGTSGMFDSLAWRNDAAIVFRRLIRSLPTRKGVVGIATCDKGHPAMMMALAAMKDLPVVLVPGGVTLPPTRGEDAGKIQTIGARYSHGLISLQEAAELGCRACATPGGGCQFFGTAATSQVVGEALGLSVPHSALAPSGQEIWIDAARRSVEALMLQKKLGLNAGDIVTDKSIRNAMVVHAACGGSTNLLLHIPAIAHAAKLARPTVEDWTDVNRQTPRLVSVLPNGPMDHPTVRFFLAGGVPEVCLHLRDLGLIDGTAMTAIGKPLDEVLDQWKTSDRRTRLRDRLLEADGVDPDTVIFSPQNARDRGLTGTLVFPSGNLAPDGSVVKATTIDPSLLDENRVFKFRGAARVFASESSAIAAIKGQSESPVKPGEVIVLAGCGPIGTGMEETYQLTSALKHLPWGKQCPLLTDARFSGVSTGACIGHIGPEALSGGPIGKVIDGDILEIEVDLPNVKGKINLIGSNGAVHDAAWGEQALLSRRMNAELAPVDNLPDDTRLWSILQGLSGGTWGGCVYDHESLSKLLASKL; encoded by the coding sequence ATGAACCTGTTCGAAAACGACAAACCAGAAATCTACGAAGTTCAAACGACCGCTGATGGCCCGATCGGCGAGCTTCCTCTGACCGATGAGATTCTGCGGCACCGTCCCAGCGGCGATCTGTTCGGGTGGACTCAGGATGCAGCGATGGGATGGCAACCGGCTCAGCTCAATCGCGACGAGTATCTGATCCTTTCCACGATGGGTGGGCTTCGCGCCGAAGACGGTTCGCCGATCGCGCTTGGTTACCACACCGGTCACTGGGAGTTGGGGCTGTTGGTCAAAGCCGCCGCCAATCACATTCGCGACAAAAGCGGGTTGCCGTTCGCGGGCTATGTCAGTGATCCATGCGATGGGCGATCCCAGGGCACCAGCGGCATGTTCGATTCGCTGGCCTGGCGGAACGATGCCGCGATTGTGTTTCGCCGGCTAATTCGTTCTCTACCGACACGCAAAGGAGTCGTTGGGATCGCGACCTGTGATAAAGGCCATCCCGCGATGATGATGGCGTTGGCTGCGATGAAAGATCTGCCAGTCGTGCTGGTTCCCGGCGGCGTCACGCTGCCTCCAACGCGTGGTGAAGACGCCGGAAAGATTCAAACCATCGGCGCGCGTTATTCCCACGGACTGATTTCACTTCAGGAAGCCGCCGAACTCGGATGTCGAGCTTGCGCGACGCCAGGCGGTGGCTGTCAATTTTTCGGCACCGCAGCGACATCACAAGTCGTCGGCGAAGCCCTCGGTCTGTCGGTGCCGCACTCGGCGCTGGCGCCGTCCGGACAGGAGATCTGGATCGATGCCGCGCGGCGCAGTGTCGAAGCTCTGATGCTGCAAAAGAAACTGGGACTCAACGCGGGAGACATTGTCACCGACAAATCCATTCGCAACGCCATGGTCGTTCACGCTGCATGCGGAGGCAGCACGAATTTGCTGCTGCACATTCCAGCGATCGCCCACGCCGCGAAACTGGCTCGCCCAACCGTTGAAGACTGGACCGATGTCAATCGCCAGACGCCGCGGTTGGTTAGCGTGCTGCCAAACGGACCGATGGATCATCCGACGGTTCGCTTTTTCCTTGCCGGTGGCGTTCCCGAAGTCTGTCTGCACCTCCGCGACCTTGGGCTAATTGATGGCACTGCGATGACCGCGATCGGCAAGCCATTGGACGAGGTGCTGGATCAGTGGAAGACATCCGATCGGCGGACCAGACTACGAGATCGATTGCTCGAAGCCGACGGTGTCGATCCGGACACCGTGATTTTCTCGCCACAGAATGCTCGGGACCGCGGGCTGACCGGGACGCTTGTTTTCCCCAGTGGAAATCTGGCTCCCGACGGTTCCGTCGTCAAAGCGACAACCATCGATCCATCGTTGCTGGACGAGAATCGAGTGTTCAAGTTCCGTGGCGCAGCACGCGTCTTTGCTTCCGAAAGTTCTGCCATCGCTGCCATCAAAGGTCAGTCCGAATCGCCCGTCAAACCAGGCGAGGTCATCGTGTTGGCTGGTTGCGGACCGATAGGAACGGGGATGGAGGAAACCTATCAGCTGACTTCGGCGCTCAAGCATTTGCCTTGGGGCAAGCAATGTCCTTTGTTGACCGACGCCAGATTTTCAGGCGTTTCGACCGGTGCTTGCATCGGGCACATTGGCCCTGAAGCTCTCAGTGGTGGTCCGATCGGCAAAGTCATCGACGGCGACATTCTTGAAATCGAAGTCGACCTGCCGAACGTCAAAGGCAAAATCAACCTGATCGGTTCCAACGGCGCGGTTCACGATGCGGCCTGGGGAGAGCAAGCACTTTTGAGTCGTCGCATGAACGCCGAACTGGCTCCGGTCGACAACCTCCCCGACGACACCCGGCTGTGGTCCATCTTGCAAGGACTCAGCGGCGGAACGTGGGGAGGCTGCGTTTACGATCACGAATCGCTCAGCAAACTGCTTGCATCGAAGCTGTAA
- a CDS encoding 3'-5' exonuclease, which produces MASGNGNVRYLVFDIESVADGNLISKIRYPEKKLSAADAIKEYTGELMEKFGSEFIPYTYHLPVSIAVVKIDDQFNLMDIVTLDEPEFRSHVMTKHFWEGWKAYKQPSLVSFNGRTFDLPLLELAAYRYGIPIPEWFNIYGKTWEQPRARYNQSSHLDLQDILTNFGATRLSGGLNLCANLVGRPGKMGIAGHMVQQLFDEGRLNEINDYCRCDVLDTYFVLLRTAVMMGHLTLEEECEKVEATCAWLEDNAKQHPVYQEYLDGCSHWDNPWTE; this is translated from the coding sequence ATGGCATCCGGCAACGGAAACGTTCGCTATCTGGTTTTTGACATCGAAAGTGTCGCCGACGGCAACCTGATTTCCAAAATTCGCTACCCGGAAAAAAAGCTCTCGGCGGCTGACGCGATCAAGGAGTACACGGGCGAACTGATGGAAAAGTTCGGCAGTGAGTTCATACCCTACACCTACCATCTGCCCGTCTCGATCGCTGTCGTCAAAATCGATGACCAGTTCAACTTGATGGACATCGTGACGCTCGACGAACCGGAATTCCGCTCGCACGTGATGACAAAGCACTTCTGGGAAGGCTGGAAAGCGTACAAGCAGCCGAGCCTTGTCAGCTTCAACGGCCGAACGTTTGATTTGCCGTTGTTGGAACTTGCGGCCTATCGATATGGGATCCCGATTCCGGAATGGTTCAATATCTATGGCAAGACCTGGGAGCAACCGAGAGCTCGCTACAACCAATCGTCTCACCTGGACCTGCAGGACATCCTGACGAACTTCGGCGCGACGCGCCTCAGCGGCGGATTGAATCTGTGTGCGAACCTTGTCGGGCGGCCTGGAAAAATGGGCATCGCCGGCCACATGGTTCAGCAGCTGTTTGACGAAGGGCGGCTCAATGAGATCAACGACTACTGTCGCTGTGACGTGCTTGACACCTACTTTGTGCTGCTACGAACCGCGGTGATGATGGGTCACCTGACGCTGGAAGAAGAATGCGAAAAGGTTGAAGCGACCTGTGCGTGGCTGGAAGACAACGCCAAACAGCATCCTGTGTATCAGGAGTATCTCGACGGGTGTTCGCATTGGGACAACCCGTGGACCGAGTAG
- a CDS encoding vWA domain-containing protein, translating to MNQPGPGKLETIVPSLRKPTLIAPRANAPKPGSSNAAGTGFSISTDRSPLEPAGQAINISHDRELKAGAAVFSAQNLMAMLPGWSVSFAGHAVALVLLALIATSPLRDEAVLRLDGMMVDASQTPVIEDIFSELEVTDVNLLKVDVAALNSEASEDTAEIVHEDGFDVSLMEGMSDGIGLEAMAQTGLTPLPKKDDEGIEGKTNGGSTRFFGTEAIGTRFVFIIDASDSMNEGFRWMQACRELEKSIAKLGKDQQAMVLLYNFQTFPMFDTPPDELKMLPVTKEFKTSLSEWLRTQVPIGGTRPAHALSYSLTLKPDAIFLLSDGQLADNSIQVLAKQNKASRSAGIDKVPIHTVSLGPNELGAELMQFIAKHNDGKFTWVQ from the coding sequence ATGAATCAACCAGGACCAGGAAAGCTGGAAACGATCGTACCGTCGTTGCGAAAGCCAACGTTGATCGCGCCTCGCGCCAACGCGCCCAAGCCAGGCTCCTCCAATGCGGCCGGAACCGGGTTCTCGATTTCCACCGATCGCTCACCACTGGAACCGGCTGGTCAGGCGATCAATATTTCTCACGATCGAGAACTGAAAGCCGGCGCCGCCGTTTTCTCAGCTCAGAATTTGATGGCGATGCTTCCTGGTTGGTCGGTAAGCTTCGCCGGACACGCAGTCGCGTTGGTGCTGTTGGCGCTGATCGCCACCTCCCCACTGCGCGACGAAGCGGTGCTTCGATTGGACGGAATGATGGTGGACGCAAGTCAAACTCCTGTCATCGAAGACATCTTCAGCGAACTGGAAGTCACCGACGTTAATCTGCTCAAAGTCGACGTGGCGGCTTTGAATTCGGAAGCCTCCGAAGACACGGCCGAGATCGTTCACGAAGACGGCTTCGACGTATCGCTGATGGAAGGCATGTCAGACGGCATCGGTTTGGAAGCGATGGCTCAAACCGGGCTGACGCCATTGCCCAAAAAGGACGACGAAGGCATTGAAGGAAAGACCAACGGTGGCTCGACTCGTTTCTTTGGCACCGAAGCCATCGGAACAAGGTTCGTGTTCATCATCGATGCCAGTGACTCGATGAATGAAGGCTTCCGCTGGATGCAGGCCTGTCGCGAGCTTGAAAAATCAATTGCGAAGCTCGGAAAAGATCAACAGGCAATGGTGCTGTTGTACAACTTCCAAACTTTTCCGATGTTCGACACGCCTCCCGACGAGCTGAAAATGTTGCCCGTGACGAAAGAGTTCAAGACCTCGTTGAGCGAGTGGTTGCGTACTCAGGTTCCCATTGGCGGAACGCGGCCGGCGCATGCCTTGAGTTATAGCCTGACGCTCAAACCCGACGCCATCTTTTTGCTTTCTGATGGGCAACTGGCCGACAACTCCATTCAGGTGCTGGCAAAGCAAAACAAAGCCAGTCGCTCGGCCGGCATCGACAAGGTTCCCATCCACACGGTTTCGCTCGGTCCCAACGAGCTTGGCGCGGAGTTGATGCAGTTCATTGCGAAACACAACGACGGCAAGTTCACCTGGGTTCAGTAG
- a CDS encoding beta-ketoacyl-[acyl-carrier-protein] synthase family protein — protein sequence MSSRRVVITGLGLISPLGNSPESLWNALSSGVSGVDVLQRVPADHLTTDIGGECREFSGDIADFGEVEKKLKRNIKKSLRLMCREIQLGVAAAQFAIADASLGDHHDPSRVGTLFGSDYIITEPAEFASGVANCLNDDHEFDFSTWAENGLTKVEPTWLLKYLPNMPASHIAILNDLQGPSNSLTVREASANLAVAEAMTIIQRGSADAMIVGSTGSRIHPLRTVHVVLQEALADRNAPGIDGDATKACRPFDSHRCGMVLGEGAGSIMLENLDSAQQRGATIWGEVVGYGSSLVAPGGVPDYETAFENVIHGALETAKVTADEIGHVHAHGLSSIAVDQQEATAIRKLLGETPVTAAKSYMGNLGAGGGMVELIASVLAMKNDQLFPILNYDSPDEACPINAVAASTNPGDQFLNLSCTPQGQASSVIVRKFE from the coding sequence ATGTCGTCTCGCCGCGTAGTTATCACTGGATTGGGCTTAATCAGCCCGCTGGGAAATTCGCCTGAATCTCTCTGGAATGCACTGTCCTCTGGAGTCAGCGGCGTTGACGTATTGCAACGCGTGCCTGCCGACCACTTGACGACCGATATCGGTGGCGAGTGTCGCGAGTTTTCCGGCGACATCGCGGATTTCGGTGAAGTCGAAAAAAAGCTGAAACGAAACATCAAGAAATCATTGCGTCTGATGTGCCGTGAGATCCAGTTGGGCGTCGCCGCGGCTCAGTTCGCGATTGCCGACGCGTCGCTTGGAGACCACCACGATCCCTCACGCGTGGGAACGTTGTTCGGCAGCGACTACATCATCACGGAACCAGCAGAGTTCGCCTCCGGGGTGGCCAATTGTCTCAATGATGATCACGAATTTGATTTCTCAACGTGGGCCGAAAATGGATTGACGAAAGTCGAACCGACATGGCTGTTGAAGTACTTGCCAAACATGCCCGCGAGCCACATTGCGATTCTCAATGATCTGCAGGGGCCGTCGAACTCTTTGACCGTTCGAGAAGCTTCCGCGAATCTTGCGGTCGCCGAAGCGATGACTATTATCCAGCGAGGTTCAGCCGACGCGATGATCGTCGGTTCGACAGGATCGAGAATTCATCCGCTGCGAACCGTCCATGTTGTTCTGCAGGAAGCACTGGCCGATCGGAACGCTCCAGGAATTGACGGCGATGCCACGAAAGCCTGTCGTCCGTTTGACAGTCATCGCTGCGGCATGGTGCTGGGCGAAGGCGCCGGTTCGATCATGTTGGAGAATCTTGATTCCGCGCAACAGCGTGGTGCCACGATCTGGGGTGAAGTCGTCGGTTACGGTTCGTCATTGGTCGCGCCCGGTGGAGTTCCGGACTATGAAACTGCGTTTGAAAACGTGATCCATGGTGCGCTTGAAACTGCAAAGGTCACTGCTGACGAAATCGGGCACGTTCATGCTCATGGGCTCAGTTCGATCGCCGTCGATCAACAGGAAGCCACTGCGATCCGAAAATTGCTTGGTGAAACCCCGGTCACGGCAGCCAAGAGCTATATGGGGAACCTTGGCGCCGGCGGCGGGATGGTGGAGTTGATTGCCAGCGTTCTGGCGATGAAGAACGATCAGCTGTTCCCCATTCTGAACTACGATTCGCCCGATGAAGCGTGTCCGATCAACGCCGTTGCCGCGTCGACGAATCCCGGCGATCAGTTTCTGAATTTGAGCTGCACGCCTCAAGGTCAGGCGAGTTCGGTCATTGTTCGGAAGTTCGAATAG
- a CDS encoding inositol monophosphatase family protein: MTSDSILTHGREIDPDLGIAIEAALAAGDVIREGSGKMHDVEFKGVGDLVSEVDTNADVAIAKVLHQHSTLPVLSEESSPTLDAGVSDFWIVDPLDATSAFLTQAGPQYPSVLINRQQDGITTSSVVYFPLTEEWFYAAKGRGAWKDGKRLIVSDEPMTLLESWVEMNQYADNSLETELFSSMRQRLRSKYGARLVTTNPPHSGVAVRIAESKSSLSVAIHDNSADHVKQAAWDIAAPRLVLQEAGGVFLNFSGEELDLFMAEPFVVARTESLAREVIELFETQPT, encoded by the coding sequence ATGACTTCTGACTCAATTCTCACACACGGAAGAGAGATTGATCCGGACCTCGGAATCGCCATCGAAGCCGCGCTCGCAGCCGGAGACGTGATCCGTGAGGGCTCCGGGAAAATGCACGATGTTGAGTTCAAAGGTGTTGGAGACCTGGTCTCTGAAGTCGACACCAATGCCGACGTTGCCATCGCGAAAGTACTGCATCAGCATTCCACGCTGCCCGTGCTTTCAGAGGAATCTTCGCCGACACTTGATGCTGGCGTTTCGGATTTCTGGATCGTCGATCCGCTCGATGCAACCAGCGCGTTTTTGACGCAAGCCGGTCCGCAATATCCGTCGGTTCTGATCAATCGACAGCAGGACGGAATCACGACCAGCAGCGTGGTTTATTTCCCGCTCACCGAAGAATGGTTCTACGCTGCCAAGGGCCGCGGAGCATGGAAAGACGGCAAGCGTTTGATCGTCAGCGATGAACCGATGACGCTGCTGGAGTCGTGGGTAGAGATGAATCAGTACGCGGATAACTCGTTGGAGACCGAATTGTTTTCCAGCATGCGTCAGCGTTTGCGGTCGAAGTATGGAGCCCGCCTGGTGACGACCAACCCACCGCATTCGGGTGTGGCGGTTCGAATCGCGGAATCGAAGTCTTCGTTGTCTGTCGCGATCCACGACAATTCGGCGGATCATGTGAAGCAGGCGGCTTGGGACATCGCGGCGCCGCGATTGGTGCTACAGGAAGCGGGCGGCGTGTTTCTGAACTTCAGTGGAGAAGAGCTGGACCTTTTCATGGCCGAGCCATTCGTCGTCGCCCGGACCGAGTCGCTGGCGCGAGAAGTGATCGAGCTGTTTGAAACTCAGCCAACGTAG
- a CDS encoding tellurite resistance TerB family protein, whose translation MKEYSMDAIKLLSGLLGNKSLSSGLGGKLLGGLLGGGGGSTGGGGLGSVLGSVLGGGQQRSAGGGGISGLLGGLLGGGGGGAATAQSGGGISDLLGAVLGGGGKAPEVAQEQRSAANDQATVLIRAMVNAAKSDGRIDQTEQDNIVSKLGDEVSEAEVKFLREEFAAPLDVAGFARQVPNGLEQQVYFLSLTSIDLDTQKEAQYLGQLAQAMNLDPEVCNQIHDQVQAPRIFA comes from the coding sequence ATGAAAGAATACTCAATGGATGCAATCAAACTTCTCAGCGGCCTTCTTGGAAACAAGTCGCTCTCTTCAGGCCTCGGCGGCAAACTTCTAGGTGGACTACTGGGCGGTGGTGGAGGCTCAACTGGCGGCGGTGGCCTCGGAAGCGTCCTTGGATCCGTGCTCGGCGGCGGACAACAGCGTTCTGCTGGAGGTGGCGGAATCAGCGGACTTCTCGGCGGTTTGCTTGGCGGCGGCGGTGGTGGCGCAGCGACAGCACAGTCAGGCGGCGGAATCAGCGATCTCCTTGGTGCAGTTCTTGGTGGCGGAGGAAAAGCCCCTGAAGTAGCTCAAGAGCAACGTTCAGCTGCCAACGATCAGGCTACAGTTCTGATCCGAGCAATGGTTAACGCTGCCAAATCAGATGGTCGAATCGATCAAACAGAACAGGACAATATCGTCAGCAAGCTTGGCGACGAGGTTTCAGAAGCCGAAGTCAAATTCCTTCGGGAAGAGTTCGCGGCTCCTCTGGACGTTGCTGGTTTTGCTCGTCAGGTTCCAAACGGATTGGAGCAACAGGTCTACTTCCTGTCTCTGACGTCGATCGACCTCGATACGCAGAAGGAAGCACAATACCTTGGCCAGTTGGCTCAGGCGATGAACCTTGATCCGGAAGTCTGCAACCAGATTCACGATCAGGTTCAGGCTCCGCGAATCTTCGCCTAG
- a CDS encoding phosphatidylglycerol lysyltransferase domain-containing protein, with protein MSVANTKLNQTAKRKLSRAERKQKRREVTQSQWAREQDDVETDVALPDRVTAFEQHGEFSMAWSTVVQPLLSHFGDADGYVAYRTRWNQTIALGDPVCGSDRIESLLSAFIQQHQQPSFIQVSPATADVLANHNYRINEIGLDTSIHLADYDFKGKHKEWLRYADNWTKRRGFEVRECSFSEVRDVDVEAVSEAWRKTRTVKRKEVRFLNRPIVLQDEPNVRKFFLFDADGNINAFVFLDPLFRDGTICGYVTSIKRRLPDAPIYSEQAIMKRIIETLKAEGIEQLKLGLSPCASVDRSGYRESVWIQKLFQWAFNSKLVNRRAYNLTGHASYKSRFRGTEEKVYLASPPGIHPRRLPALIAMCGIA; from the coding sequence GTGTCCGTTGCCAATACAAAACTGAATCAGACTGCCAAACGAAAACTGAGCCGCGCCGAGCGCAAACAGAAACGCCGCGAAGTCACGCAGAGCCAGTGGGCTCGCGAGCAGGACGATGTCGAAACCGACGTCGCACTCCCGGACAGAGTCACGGCCTTTGAACAGCATGGCGAATTTTCGATGGCATGGTCTACCGTCGTTCAGCCCCTGCTGTCCCATTTCGGAGACGCCGATGGCTACGTCGCGTATCGGACTCGCTGGAACCAGACGATTGCTCTTGGCGATCCCGTTTGCGGCAGCGATCGAATCGAATCTCTGCTGAGCGCGTTCATCCAACAGCATCAACAGCCTTCCTTTATTCAGGTTTCGCCAGCGACCGCGGATGTGCTTGCGAATCACAACTATCGGATCAACGAAATCGGGCTCGACACCTCGATCCACCTGGCCGACTACGACTTCAAAGGAAAGCACAAGGAGTGGCTGCGCTACGCAGACAACTGGACGAAGCGACGCGGGTTTGAAGTCCGCGAATGCAGCTTCTCGGAAGTTCGCGATGTCGACGTGGAGGCCGTTTCTGAGGCCTGGCGAAAAACGCGGACGGTGAAACGAAAAGAGGTGCGTTTTCTGAATCGTCCGATCGTTTTGCAGGACGAACCGAACGTGAGAAAGTTCTTTCTGTTCGATGCCGACGGCAACATTAACGCGTTCGTGTTCCTTGATCCTCTTTTTCGTGATGGAACAATCTGCGGATATGTAACGTCGATCAAACGCCGATTGCCGGACGCGCCAATCTATAGCGAACAGGCAATCATGAAGCGAATTATCGAGACGTTAAAAGCCGAAGGCATCGAACAACTGAAGCTTGGCCTTTCGCCTTGTGCGTCGGTTGACCGCAGCGGGTATCGCGAAAGCGTTTGGATACAAAAGCTGTTTCAATGGGCTTTCAATTCAAAACTGGTCAATCGTCGCGCCTACAACCTTACCGGTCACGCGAGCTACAAAAGTCGTTTTCGCGGGACGGAAGAGAAAGTTTACCTCGCGTCGCCTCCGGGAATTCATCCTCGTAGACTTCCAGCGTTAATCGCGATGTGTGGGATCGCGTAG
- a CDS encoding GNAT family N-acetyltransferase produces the protein MIRVVENHPDDLESVRCLFREYQDFIGISLCFQSFEEELDSLPGRYSKANDGCLYLASTDGEPSGCVAFYRIDDTTCELKRLFVRPSFQKRGIGKSLMDRAICDAIDVGYQKMVLDTLRRLEGAGVLYQRLGFSEIDPYNVNPHPDVAYFSKSLS, from the coding sequence ATGATCCGCGTTGTTGAGAACCATCCGGACGACCTTGAATCGGTTCGATGTCTGTTTCGGGAATACCAGGATTTCATCGGCATCTCGCTCTGCTTTCAGTCTTTCGAAGAAGAGCTCGATTCGTTGCCCGGTAGGTATTCGAAGGCGAATGATGGATGCCTTTATCTCGCATCGACTGATGGGGAGCCGTCAGGTTGTGTGGCGTTTTACAGAATCGATGACACGACCTGCGAGCTAAAACGGCTCTTTGTTCGGCCTTCGTTTCAGAAACGAGGGATTGGAAAATCGCTGATGGACCGGGCGATCTGCGACGCGATCGACGTCGGCTATCAGAAGATGGTCCTTGATACGCTCAGAAGGCTCGAAGGCGCCGGAGTGCTTTATCAGCGGCTGGGATTTTCCGAAATCGATCCCTACAACGTGAACCCGCATCCGGATGTCGCGTATTTCTCGAAATCGCTGTCCTGA
- a CDS encoding PQQ-like beta-propeller repeat protein — MRILSTTSILVLTLTFLLFAEPLLAQSDSVNQWATWRGGNNNGVVDDQKVVTQWSENDNVLWSAEIPGRGLSTPIIVADRIFLTTSDVGNETQSVLCYDRNGGKQLWSTVVNQGNLNPRIHQKNTHASPTVACDGERVFALFNNNGQNQVAALNFDGKVLWKRHVAKFKTSFPFGSGSSPILHEGLLFVPNDTNGECAILCIDPETGNEVRRINRGGKFSSYSTPVIAEVGGRTQLLISGGKKVNGYDPATGKELWSVPTKWQVSCGTMVWDGDLAFASGGYPAQQTLAINTKTGKLVWDKPVKFYEQSMLVHDGRLYGLSDRGVVYCWDAKTGKEHFKQRFEQPVSASPVLVDGNIFFTSEKGNTLVIKAGTNDYVEVAKNKLGNSSFASFAIADNKIYARVGVGRGRNLQEYLYCLGEE, encoded by the coding sequence ATGCGAATTCTATCAACCACTTCAATTCTTGTCCTGACGCTAACATTCCTCTTGTTCGCTGAACCATTGTTGGCTCAGTCGGACAGCGTCAACCAATGGGCGACGTGGCGAGGCGGCAACAACAATGGCGTGGTTGACGACCAGAAAGTTGTCACGCAGTGGAGCGAAAACGACAACGTGCTGTGGTCTGCAGAAATTCCGGGCCGTGGACTTTCGACGCCGATTATTGTCGCCGATCGCATTTTCCTGACGACGTCTGATGTTGGCAACGAAACGCAAAGCGTCCTCTGTTACGATCGAAATGGCGGAAAGCAACTTTGGAGCACCGTAGTCAACCAGGGAAATCTCAATCCACGGATCCATCAAAAGAACACGCATGCTTCGCCGACAGTAGCCTGTGACGGCGAACGTGTTTTCGCATTGTTCAACAACAATGGTCAGAACCAGGTGGCCGCGTTGAACTTCGATGGCAAAGTCCTCTGGAAGCGTCACGTCGCCAAGTTCAAAACTTCGTTCCCCTTTGGATCTGGATCGTCGCCAATTTTGCATGAGGGACTGCTGTTCGTCCCCAACGATACTAACGGCGAGTGTGCGATCCTGTGCATCGATCCAGAAACCGGCAATGAGGTTCGGCGGATCAACCGCGGTGGAAAGTTCTCCAGCTATTCGACTCCCGTAATCGCAGAGGTTGGCGGACGGACTCAGTTGCTGATTAGCGGCGGGAAGAAAGTAAACGGCTACGATCCTGCGACCGGCAAGGAACTTTGGAGTGTTCCGACGAAGTGGCAAGTAAGCTGTGGCACGATGGTTTGGGACGGCGATCTCGCTTTCGCCAGCGGCGGATACCCGGCCCAGCAAACGCTTGCGATCAACACCAAGACTGGCAAACTCGTTTGGGACAAACCGGTCAAATTCTACGAACAATCGATGCTGGTTCACGATGGTCGACTGTATGGCCTGAGTGATCGCGGCGTCGTTTATTGCTGGGATGCGAAGACTGGCAAGGAACATTTCAAGCAGCGATTCGAACAGCCTGTTAGTGCATCGCCCGTGCTGGTCGACGGAAACATTTTCTTCACCTCTGAAAAGGGCAACACGCTGGTCATCAAAGCCGGCACGAATGACTATGTCGAGGTCGCGAAAAACAAGCTTGGCAATTCTTCGTTTGCATCGTTCGCCATTGCCGACAACAAGATCTACGCTCGCGTTGGCGTCGGACGCGGCAGAAACCTGCAAGAGTATCTCTACTGCCTGGGCGAAGAATAA